Part of the Streptomyces europaeiscabiei genome is shown below.
CATCGCGGGGTCCAGGGCCTGGTTCGACTCCCAGACCTCCCGGGCCCCGACACCGGCCGGCCCCCCGGGGCCACCCCCGAAATGGAAACTGTGGTTAGTGAATCTGAGCGCAGTCTTCCCGCCTGTGCTCTTATTCAACCTGGTGATACTTCCCTATCTCAACGACCTGAATCCGCTTTTCCGTACACTTCTGCTGTGTCTGGCCGTGACAGCCACCGTCACCTGGATTCTCATGCCGAGACTCCAGCGATTCCTGAAGAAATGGCTGTACCCGCCGCTGCAGGCACTGCGTGGCCGGCACAAACGACGGACCGCCTAGGTCCGAGAACGATCAGAGGGGGGTGGGCGGGTGAAGACCCTGCTCATCGACAATTATGACTCGTACACGTACAACCTGTTCCAGCTGATCGCCGAGGTCAACGGCGAGGAGCCGGTGGTGGTGCTGAACGACGCTCCGGTCGGCGACATTCCGGAGCTGCGGGAATTCGACAACGTGGTGGTGTCGCCGGGACCCGGCCACCCCCTGGAACCGCGTGACTTCGGCATCGCCGCCAGAGTGATCGCCGAGGCCGGGATCCCCGTCCTGGGCGTCTGCCTCGGCCACCAGGGCATCGCGGTGGGGGAGAGGGCCGATGTCGAGCCCGCCCCGTGGCCCCGCCACGGGCACCTGTCCACGGTCCGGCACGACGGCCGAGACCTGTTCCGGGGCCTGCCGCAGAACTTCACGGTCGTCCGCTACCACTCGTTGTCCGTGCGCGAGCCGTTGCCACCGACCCTGGAGGCCACCGCCTGGTCCGAGGACGGCGTCCTGATGGGTCTGCGCCACCGTGAACGGCCGCTGTGGGGCGTCCAGTTCCACCCCGAGTCGATCCTCACCGACCACGGCCACCGCCTGCTGGTCAACTTCCGTGACCTCACCGAGGAACGGGCCGGCAGCCCGCGTACGCAGAACACCGCGGTCATCCCCCTCAACGGCGCGATCCCCCGCCCCCGGCGGCCCTCGGCGCCCGCCTACCGGCTGCACACGCGCCGTATCGCCGGTGCCGTCGACGCCGAGGCAGCCTTCACGCGCATGTACGCCGACTCGCGCCACGCGTTCTGGCTGGACAGCTCCCGTGTCGAACCGGGCCTGTCGCGGTTCTCGTTCTTCGGCGACGGCAGCGGTCCGCTCGCCGAGGTCGTCCGCTACGACGTCGACAGCGGCCTGTGCGAGATCGAGCGGGAGGGACGGCCCACCCGACGGGTGCAGGCGAGCGTCTTCGACTACCTGAAGCGGCAGCTGGCGAGCCGCAAGGTCGACGCGACGGGTCTGCCCTTCGACTTCACCGGCGGCTACGTCGGCTACTTCGGCTACGAACTCAAGGCCGACACGGGCTCCCCGAACCGGCACAAGGCCGAAACCCCGGATGCGACCTGGCTGTTCGCGGACCGGCTGATCGCCGTGGACCACGAGGAGGGCCACACCTACGCGGTCTGCCTGTCCGAGGACACCCCGGCGGCGTCCCGCGAGGCCGGCGACTGGCTCGACACCGCGCTGGCCCAGCTGACCTTCGTCGGCTCGGACGCCACGGTCCCCCTGAGGCCGGCCACACCGCCCTACCCGCGCGCGGCCGAACCCTGGCTCGTCCGCGACCGAGCCACCTACCTCGCAGACATCGAGGCCTGCAAGGCGGAGCTGAACGCGGGCACGAGCTACGAGGTCTGTCTCACCGACGCGGTCCGGTTACCCGCCCCCTACGACCCGTACGACTTCTACCGGGTGCTGCGCCGCATCAACCCGGCCCCGTACGCCGCCTTCCTCAGGTTCGGCGACCTCGACATCGCGGGCTCGTCCCCCGAGCGCTTCCTGCGGATCACCCGGGACGGCATCGCCGAGGCCAAGCCCATCAAGGGCACCGCGCCCCGGGGCGGGACCCCGCAGGAGGACGCCCGGCTGCGGGACGAGCTGGCGGCGGACGCCAAGACCCGTGCCGAGAACCTGATGA
Proteins encoded:
- the pabB gene encoding aminodeoxychorismate synthase component I codes for the protein MKTLLIDNYDSYTYNLFQLIAEVNGEEPVVVLNDAPVGDIPELREFDNVVVSPGPGHPLEPRDFGIAARVIAEAGIPVLGVCLGHQGIAVGERADVEPAPWPRHGHLSTVRHDGRDLFRGLPQNFTVVRYHSLSVREPLPPTLEATAWSEDGVLMGLRHRERPLWGVQFHPESILTDHGHRLLVNFRDLTEERAGSPRTQNTAVIPLNGAIPRPRRPSAPAYRLHTRRIAGAVDAEAAFTRMYADSRHAFWLDSSRVEPGLSRFSFFGDGSGPLAEVVRYDVDSGLCEIEREGRPTRRVQASVFDYLKRQLASRKVDATGLPFDFTGGYVGYFGYELKADTGSPNRHKAETPDATWLFADRLIAVDHEEGHTYAVCLSEDTPAASREAGDWLDTALAQLTFVGSDATVPLRPATPPYPRAAEPWLVRDRATYLADIEACKAELNAGTSYEVCLTDAVRLPAPYDPYDFYRVLRRINPAPYAAFLRFGDLDIAGSSPERFLRITRDGIAEAKPIKGTAPRGGTPQEDARLRDELAADAKTRAENLMIVDLLRNDLGRVSRTGSVKVTRLMATETYATVHQLVSTVEGRLREGTDAVDCIRACFPGGSMTGAPKLRTMEIIDSLETEARGVYSGALGYLGCSGGADLDIVIRTAVFQGGRMHLGAGGAIVLDSDPAAEYDEMLLKTAALMRAHREHASAPAVTEEPTR